In Candidatus Nitrosarchaeum limnium SFB1, the following proteins share a genomic window:
- a CDS encoding hypothetical protein (hypothetical protein Nmar_0252) yields the protein MTTALYLAHLNPVTNAHVEIINELKNNADIVKIMPVVFKSGKNEINSKSFPFSFEIRKKMITSIFGDSVSVTEDYAFFAPFKKYMPPLLSPKSWELRKQILRGVKGEFFSYTGDKAEGYMLKIYRLKPKIGQRRALSAAAVKENIYKAALGEESNWKKDVPESVAKIIDENWNIIKKFSEIEDKTTRVLGMKFPKEGWSK from the coding sequence TTGACAACTGCTCTCTATCTTGCACATCTAAATCCTGTAACTAATGCACATGTTGAAATAATTAACGAATTAAAAAATAATGCAGATATTGTAAAAATTATGCCAGTAGTTTTTAAATCTGGAAAAAATGAAATCAACAGTAAAAGTTTTCCATTTAGTTTTGAAATTAGAAAAAAAATGATCACATCAATTTTTGGAGATTCTGTATCAGTTACTGAGGATTATGCGTTTTTTGCACCTTTTAAAAAATACATGCCACCACTTTTATCTCCAAAATCATGGGAATTAAGAAAACAAATTCTAAGAGGAGTGAAAGGGGAATTTTTTTCATATACTGGAGATAAAGCAGAAGGATACATGCTCAAAATATACAGATTAAAACCAAAAATAGGTCAAAGACGGGCTCTCTCTGCAGCAGCTGTAAAAGAGAATATCTACAAAGCAGCTTTGGGGGAAGAATCCAATTGGAAAAAGGATGTACCAGAAAGTGTTGCAAAAATTATTGACGAAAATTGGAATATAATTAAAAAATTTTCAGAGATTGAAGACAAAACTACCCGTGTTTTAGGAATGAAATTCCCTAAAGAGGGATGGTCAAAGTAA
- a CDS encoding hypothetical protein (hypothetical protein Nmar_0254), with protein sequence MKNIKEMLDLGTIDEKIKILESLSFSNDEEIIQKIISKLDDENIQIRGEAFSALVSNENEISNLLIKNLDSQNKNIRGYLSLVLANRNDSNSISEIIKLTNDQSSMVRACALGALGHLKARQAKEVIDNCLFDPNLEVRKSAIQAMIYLEYPISTEKIKEILKEKDSELERLLVNVKKSGPKGI encoded by the coding sequence ATGAAAAACATCAAAGAAATGTTAGATTTAGGAACTATAGACGAAAAAATCAAAATCTTAGAATCTTTGTCATTTTCAAATGATGAAGAAATCATACAAAAAATAATTTCAAAATTAGATGATGAAAATATTCAGATAAGAGGCGAGGCATTTAGTGCTCTAGTATCAAATGAAAATGAAATTTCAAATTTACTAATAAAGAATTTAGATTCTCAAAATAAAAATATCAGAGGTTATCTATCTCTAGTATTAGCAAACAGAAATGATTCTAATTCAATTTCAGAAATCATCAAGCTCACAAATGATCAAAGTTCCATGGTAAGAGCTTGTGCTTTAGGAGCTCTCGGTCATCTTAAAGCAAGACAGGCAAAAGAAGTAATAGATAATTGCTTATTTGATCCAAATTTGGAAGTTAGAAAAAGTGCAATACAGGCTATGATTTATCTTGAATATCCAATATCAACAGAGAAAATTAAAGAGATTTTGAAAGAAAAAGATTCTGAATTGGAGAGACTACTTGTCAATGTAAAAAAGAGTGGACCGAAAGGGATTTGA
- a CDS encoding glycosyl transferase family protein, with translation MIELIIPAVISCIIAFFTVYLTTPYLIKFLQKRNLAVPDVNKKDRILVVRPGGPSIIAGIIASELVLYGFFQINEILAIIITSFIAFVIGYVDDRKVMGGWFKPLALLFAATPIIFLGTYHSHLAFPLFGTVQIPALYIGVALLMIPITGNTINSIDVLNGVASGFMTIASFSLSIALFILQNYEIAIISLPLGFVSLAFYKYHKIPSKIFPGDSGALTFGAMYGGIAIVGHVEIIAAVALLPAVINSFLFLSSMKRIVEHRQIKGKPVEHTEDFKLKATNDKTAPITLVRLILAGGPLSEKQVGYAIFRLAIFSGILAIITAIMMRLTI, from the coding sequence TTGATCGAATTGATTATACCTGCAGTAATTTCATGCATTATAGCATTTTTTACAGTATATCTTACCACCCCATATTTGATTAAATTTCTTCAAAAAAGAAATCTCGCAGTTCCAGATGTGAATAAAAAAGATCGTATCCTGGTTGTACGACCTGGTGGCCCTTCAATTATTGCTGGAATCATTGCATCTGAACTGGTTCTATATGGATTTTTTCAAATCAATGAAATTCTAGCAATAATAATTACTAGTTTTATTGCATTTGTTATTGGATATGTTGATGATAGAAAAGTAATGGGAGGATGGTTCAAACCTCTTGCTTTATTATTTGCTGCAACTCCTATAATCTTTCTAGGTACATATCATTCACATCTCGCTTTTCCTTTGTTTGGAACTGTACAGATACCTGCTCTTTACATTGGCGTTGCACTTTTAATGATTCCAATTACTGGCAACACAATTAATTCAATTGATGTGCTAAATGGTGTAGCAAGTGGTTTTATGACAATTGCAAGTTTCTCATTAAGCATAGCATTATTTATTTTGCAAAATTATGAAATAGCTATTATCAGTCTTCCTTTGGGGTTTGTTTCACTTGCATTTTATAAATATCATAAAATCCCAAGTAAGATATTTCCTGGAGATTCTGGCGCTTTGACTTTCGGTGCCATGTATGGGGGAATTGCAATTGTAGGTCACGTTGAAATTATCGCAGCTGTTGCACTTTTACCGGCTGTAATTAACTCCTTTTTGTTTCTCTCTAGTATGAAGAGAATTGTAGAGCACAGACAAATCAAAGGAAAACCAGTAGAGCATACTGAAGATTTTAAATTAAAAGCCACTAATGATAAAACTGCACCTATAACTTTGGTTAGATTAATTCTTGCTGGTGGACCATTGTCCGAAAAACAGGTAGGATATGCAATTTTTAGATTAGCTATTTTTTCAGGAATACTTGCAATAATCACTGCAATTATGATGAGGTTGACAATTTGA
- a CDS encoding hypothetical protein (hypothetical protein Nmar_0246) yields MIDILACPIDKNHPLELYEIKEKDNVVSEGALFCPKCSRFYPIIEEIPIMLPDELRNKEQEMEFLTNNKQKLPDKIITMANPWHL; encoded by the coding sequence ATGATAGATATTTTGGCTTGTCCAATTGACAAAAATCACCCATTAGAATTATACGAAATAAAGGAGAAAGATAATGTGGTTTCAGAAGGAGCTCTGTTTTGCCCCAAATGTTCTAGATTTTATCCTATCATTGAAGAGATTCCAATAATGCTACCTGATGAATTAAGAAATAAAGAGCAAGAGATGGAATTTCTTACAAATAATAAGCAAAAATTGCCTGACAAAATTATCACTATGGCAAATCCATGGCACTTGTGA
- a CDS encoding oxidoreductase domain-containing protein, protein MKIVQIGTGGWGKNHTRILSQLGVLCAVCDVNAERSKEYGGKYSVKHYSNLDDLIKFEEFDGAFVVTPTSTHTEIATKLLQAKKHVFVEKPMTYKSEDGQKILEIAEKNKVILTCGYIERFNPAVDIVKKFVKEKKFGELVMLEFHRENRMPLHIKDVGIIYDTSVHDIDTANWLFDDMPQVVFARSGRINHEHEDFASIMLGYKNDKIAIISSNWITPKRVRTFSAVCTDAIITSDFISQEVKVEKKEETEIPRNEKQEPLLLEIQSFLGAIEGKNDLVVKSQQAVNVTKIAEAALLSSQKGIPIYLDLK, encoded by the coding sequence ATGAAAATTGTTCAAATTGGTACAGGTGGTTGGGGGAAAAACCATACTAGAATATTATCTCAATTAGGCGTACTTTGTGCAGTTTGCGACGTAAATGCAGAGAGAAGTAAAGAATATGGGGGAAAATATTCAGTGAAACATTATAGTAATTTAGATGATTTAATAAAATTTGAAGAATTTGATGGAGCATTTGTTGTAACACCTACTTCAACTCATACAGAAATTGCTACAAAATTACTTCAAGCGAAAAAACATGTATTTGTAGAAAAACCAATGACATACAAATCAGAAGATGGTCAAAAAATTTTAGAAATTGCTGAAAAAAATAAAGTGATTCTAACATGTGGGTATATCGAACGTTTCAATCCAGCAGTAGATATTGTAAAAAAATTTGTTAAAGAGAAAAAATTTGGAGAATTAGTAATGTTAGAATTTCACCGTGAAAATAGAATGCCACTTCACATTAAAGATGTGGGAATAATTTATGACACATCTGTACATGATATAGATACTGCAAACTGGTTGTTTGATGATATGCCACAAGTAGTTTTTGCAAGGTCAGGAAGAATAAATCATGAACATGAAGATTTTGCAAGTATAATGTTGGGATATAAGAATGACAAAATAGCAATTATTTCATCAAATTGGATCACTCCAAAAAGAGTAAGAACATTTTCAGCTGTTTGTACAGATGCAATAATTACATCAGATTTTATTTCACAAGAAGTAAAGGTAGAGAAAAAAGAAGAAACCGAGATTCCACGAAATGAAAAACAAGAGCCATTATTATTAGAAATTCAAAGTTTTTTGGGCGCAATAGAAGGAAAAAACGATTTGGTTGTAAAATCACAGCAAGCAGTTAATGTAACTAAAATAGCTGAAGCGGCACTTTTATCTAGTCAGAAAGGAATTCCAATTTATCTGGATTTAAAATGA
- a CDS encoding Alba, DNA/RNA-binding protein has protein sequence MSNESRNTIFIGKKPLMAYVTSTLIQLANLPSVYIKARGLSIGRAVDVAQIIARKTENAGYSIGEIKIGSESLESQDGRTRNVSTIEIEVKRNS, from the coding sequence ATGTCAAACGAATCCAGAAACACCATATTCATTGGTAAGAAACCATTGATGGCATATGTAACATCAACGCTAATTCAATTGGCAAACTTACCCTCCGTCTACATCAAAGCTAGAGGTCTAAGCATCGGTCGTGCTGTGGATGTAGCTCAAATCATTGCAAGAAAGACAGAAAATGCTGGATACTCTATTGGAGAAATCAAAATAGGCTCCGAATCATTAGAGTCACAAGACGGTAGAACCAGAAACGTTTCAACAATAGAAATTGAAGTAAAGAGAAACAGTTGA
- a CDS encoding oxidoreductase FAD/NAD(P)-binding subunit, with the protein MVVDNKATITYVQLLKEDLVIIRLVPKDGPVPEYQAGQFITLGLPNPVEGGKIVRRAYSIASHPENRKYIELVIRWVRKPLPGRLTTQLFNAKEGDEILWLKPTGRALLINETLPNGEKDNRRIICIGGGTGLAPFVSFAQHLHATGDKREIIVLHGASYVDELSYKELLTELENESKARGKDQWNFTYRAAISRPQEWFNRSWAGQVGRVETFLRPRDNGMSPLEELIGDKITKENTMFYVCGWQGTIDGVMDFLKPKGFITEHDKGPDGNFQVKYESYG; encoded by the coding sequence ATGGTAGTAGATAACAAAGCAACTATCACATATGTCCAATTGCTTAAAGAGGATCTTGTAATAATTAGATTAGTACCAAAAGACGGCCCCGTCCCAGAATATCAAGCAGGTCAATTTATCACGTTAGGATTACCAAATCCAGTAGAAGGTGGAAAAATCGTTAGAAGAGCATATTCCATTGCATCACATCCTGAAAATAGAAAGTATATCGAGCTTGTAATTAGATGGGTAAGAAAACCACTTCCAGGTAGATTAACAACTCAATTATTCAATGCAAAAGAAGGTGATGAAATTTTATGGTTAAAACCTACAGGAAGAGCACTTTTGATAAATGAAACATTACCAAATGGAGAAAAGGACAATAGACGAATAATATGTATTGGTGGAGGAACGGGTCTTGCACCATTTGTAAGTTTTGCACAGCATCTACACGCTACGGGAGATAAACGTGAAATCATTGTTCTTCATGGTGCTAGTTATGTTGATGAATTAAGCTATAAAGAATTACTAACAGAGTTAGAAAACGAAAGTAAAGCTAGAGGAAAAGATCAGTGGAATTTTACATACAGGGCAGCAATCAGTAGACCACAAGAATGGTTTAACAGATCATGGGCTGGTCAAGTTGGTAGAGTTGAAACATTTCTTAGACCAAGAGACAATGGAATGTCACCATTAGAAGAACTAATTGGAGATAAAATCACAAAAGAGAATACAATGTTCTATGTTTGTGGTTGGCAAGGAACAATTGATGGTGTAATGGATTTCTTAAAGCCAAAAGGTTTCATCACAGAGCATGACAAGGGTCCAGATGGAAACTTCCAAGTAAAATACGAATCATACGGATAA
- a CDS encoding acetyltransferase codes for MVTNYISEKAKIGSNVKIWHFSYVGDNVEIGDNVKIGSLVHIDYNVKIGENTKIEGQAYIPPLSKIGKNVFIGPAAVLTNDPYPMCDKMIGVTIEDNVVIGARAVIKAGVRIGKNSVVAMGAVVTRDVPEDSVVIGVPATIRYTRKEYDKKQKQWIDS; via the coding sequence TTGGTAACTAATTATATTTCAGAAAAAGCAAAGATTGGAAGTAATGTAAAAATTTGGCATTTTTCATATGTCGGAGACAATGTAGAAATTGGAGATAATGTAAAAATCGGTTCACTTGTGCACATTGATTATAATGTAAAGATTGGAGAAAATACCAAGATAGAAGGGCAAGCATACATTCCTCCTCTTTCAAAAATTGGAAAAAATGTTTTCATAGGTCCTGCTGCAGTGCTGACAAATGATCCTTATCCAATGTGCGATAAAATGATTGGAGTTACAATAGAAGATAATGTTGTGATTGGAGCACGAGCAGTCATTAAAGCAGGAGTAAGGATTGGAAAAAATAGTGTTGTTGCTATGGGTGCAGTTGTTACAAGAGATGTACCAGAAGACTCCGTAGTAATAGGAGTTCCAGCAACTATACGATATACACGTAAAGAGTACGACAAAAAACAGAAGCAGTGGATCGATAGTTAG
- a CDS encoding putative methylisocitrate lyase, with protein MLKANKPLVIPGVYDAIGAKIAEKVGFEAMFQTGYGTSATLFGMPDYGFIGATETLDNARRICRAVSVPVIVDSDTGYGNALSVWKLVRELESAGASGIFLEDQRWPKRCGHMKGKEVISQEEYTEKLGAAIDARQSKDFIIVARTDARATEGLDAAIERGLQNKKTGADAVFIEAPRSLEEMRIIGKAINAPLVANMIEGGATPMNSATTLHKLGFKIILYPLSVLFANTFATMNILKELKKTGTTAKFKQKVVNFDQFNDLVDLPKFQKLEKKYGFSKRE; from the coding sequence ATGTTAAAAGCAAACAAACCTCTTGTAATCCCAGGAGTGTATGATGCAATTGGAGCAAAAATTGCTGAAAAAGTTGGATTTGAAGCCATGTTTCAAACTGGATATGGAACTTCGGCCACATTATTTGGAATGCCAGATTATGGGTTTATTGGAGCAACAGAAACTCTTGATAATGCACGAAGAATTTGCAGAGCAGTGTCAGTACCAGTGATAGTAGATTCAGATACAGGTTATGGAAATGCGTTAAGCGTTTGGAAATTAGTTAGAGAGTTAGAATCAGCAGGAGCTTCTGGAATTTTTCTAGAAGATCAAAGATGGCCAAAAAGATGTGGACATATGAAAGGAAAAGAAGTTATTTCACAAGAAGAATATACAGAGAAATTAGGTGCAGCGATTGATGCAAGACAAAGTAAAGATTTCATTATCGTTGCAAGAACAGATGCAAGAGCAACTGAAGGATTAGATGCTGCAATAGAACGTGGTTTACAAAACAAAAAAACAGGTGCAGATGCGGTATTTATCGAGGCACCAAGATCATTAGAAGAAATGCGAATTATTGGAAAAGCAATCAATGCTCCACTTGTAGCAAATATGATTGAAGGAGGTGCAACACCAATGAATTCTGCAACAACATTACATAAATTGGGATTTAAAATAATATTATATCCACTTTCAGTGCTATTTGCAAATACTTTTGCAACAATGAATATTTTAAAAGAATTAAAGAAAACTGGAACTACTGCAAAGTTTAAACAGAAAGTAGTGAATTTTGATCAATTCAATGATTTGGTTGATTTACCAAAATTCCAAAAATTAGAAAAGAAGTATGGATTTTCAAAAAGAGAATAA
- a CDS encoding branched-chain amino acid aminotransferase, whose amino-acid sequence MGLPLSKYVWFDGKFVTLDKAKVPITTHAIHYGTSVFEGVRAYWNGKNLFIFRLNEHIKRFRRSGQFYNISLNFSDEIINNAIIGICKKNKIKKSCYIRPFYFIGDYGINLHVTEKAPTNVAIFIFPFGDLFNKNGISAGVVSWRKFSDMSTPPQAKMGGNYLNSIIATQEAKRNGFDEAILLDHSGNVSEAPGENIFIVREDKLITPPLSSSALNGITRDAIIKIACDLDIDVIETEIARSELMISDEIFLTGTAAEITPIISMDGKKIANGKPGEITMKLMKKYTEIVMNKNQDYSHWLTEVY is encoded by the coding sequence ATGGGGCTACCTCTTTCAAAGTATGTTTGGTTTGATGGGAAATTTGTGACATTAGACAAGGCCAAGGTACCAATTACAACACATGCAATTCATTATGGTACATCAGTTTTTGAGGGGGTGCGTGCATACTGGAATGGAAAAAATCTGTTTATCTTTAGATTAAATGAACATATCAAACGATTTAGAAGATCAGGACAATTTTATAATATATCACTTAATTTTTCAGATGAAATAATAAACAATGCGATTATAGGAATTTGTAAGAAAAATAAAATAAAAAAATCATGCTATATTAGACCATTTTATTTTATCGGAGATTATGGAATTAATTTACATGTAACAGAAAAGGCACCTACTAATGTTGCAATTTTTATTTTTCCATTTGGAGATTTATTTAATAAAAATGGAATTTCAGCAGGTGTTGTATCTTGGAGAAAATTTTCAGATATGTCAACACCCCCACAGGCTAAGATGGGGGGCAATTATCTCAATTCAATTATAGCCACACAAGAAGCAAAAAGAAATGGATTTGATGAGGCAATTTTACTAGATCATAGTGGGAATGTAAGTGAAGCACCTGGTGAAAATATTTTCATTGTGAGAGAGGACAAATTAATTACACCTCCATTATCATCATCAGCATTAAATGGAATCACAAGAGATGCGATTATTAAAATTGCATGTGATCTTGACATAGATGTCATAGAAACTGAAATTGCAAGAAGCGAATTAATGATTTCTGATGAAATTTTTCTTACAGGTACAGCAGCTGAGATCACACCAATTATTTCAATGGATGGTAAAAAAATTGCTAACGGTAAACCTGGAGAGATAACTATGAAATTGATGAAAAAATATACTGAAATAGTAATGAACAAAAACCAAGATTACTCACACTGGTTAACAGAGGTTTATTAG
- a CDS encoding DEAD/DEAH box helicase domain-containing protein translates to MKIEKLNLPKTAIDFLLSEGFSKLYPPQADCIDNGLLDGKSILVSAPTASGKTLTAILAMINYLSKNNGKVIYLSPLRALAAEKFTEFKKLEKIDLGKKIKVGISTGDFENIEKNLEKNNVLVLTNEKMDSIIRHSAEWIDEIGLVIADEIHLIGDESRGPTLEMVLTKLKLLESKPQIVGLSATITNSDEIAKWLNCILVQNDWRPIPLSEGVYDGGEVIMSDGKKFEIEPSLRGIPIDLGVQSVKEGGQSLVFAETRTRSKALATKAADIISQFLEKKESEELEKISKKILSDNEHTELVKTLAILIKKGVAFHHAGLNQNCRQTIETEFRKGTIKLLSSTPTLAAGVNLPARRVVISNINRYNAKVGANRPISILEYKQLCGRAGRPQYDDYGESIIVGNGNSDDLMDYYVHGEPEPILSKISDDKSLRTHVLSVIVTNPGIKKEDLFDFFLQTLGGSQSRKATIKFAIDISLRFLTNGFLIIKKGERYAATEFGKKTSMLYIDPLTATYFRDAIENASQERKHSFGFLHLITNCDEFFPKFSLRSKDYETASLMIENNSSELLSPISEYDCSRSLLALQSWITESTELTLSDNLGIESGDMHRMVETADWLSYCLREISKHVERIDLLDELDNLRRRITYGIREELLDLVKVKGIGRIRARMLYKHGIKTLDDLANIPVNKLAEIDKIGSTIADNIKSELRKVRY, encoded by the coding sequence ATGAAAATAGAAAAACTGAATTTACCTAAAACAGCAATTGATTTTTTGTTATCTGAGGGTTTTTCCAAACTATATCCTCCTCAAGCTGATTGTATTGATAATGGATTGCTTGATGGCAAAAGTATTCTAGTTTCTGCTCCTACTGCAAGTGGAAAAACCCTTACTGCAATACTTGCAATGATTAATTATCTCTCAAAAAATAACGGTAAGGTAATCTACCTTAGTCCATTGCGTGCATTAGCTGCCGAAAAATTTACCGAATTTAAGAAATTAGAAAAAATTGATCTGGGAAAAAAAATCAAAGTAGGAATATCTACTGGAGATTTTGAAAATATAGAAAAAAATCTTGAAAAAAATAATGTTCTTGTTTTGACTAATGAAAAGATGGATTCTATAATTCGACATAGTGCTGAATGGATTGATGAGATTGGATTAGTTATTGCAGATGAGATTCACCTTATTGGAGATGAAAGTAGAGGACCTACATTGGAGATGGTATTGACAAAACTGAAACTGTTAGAATCAAAACCACAAATAGTTGGCCTTAGCGCTACTATAACAAATTCTGATGAAATAGCAAAATGGCTCAATTGCATCTTGGTACAAAATGATTGGAGACCCATTCCTCTTTCTGAGGGGGTATATGATGGCGGAGAAGTAATTATGAGTGATGGAAAAAAATTTGAAATTGAGCCTAGCCTTCGTGGAATTCCAATTGATTTAGGAGTTCAATCTGTAAAAGAAGGAGGACAATCACTAGTATTTGCAGAAACTAGAACCCGTTCAAAAGCCCTTGCAACAAAAGCTGCCGATATAATTTCACAATTTCTAGAAAAAAAAGAATCTGAAGAGCTAGAAAAGATTTCAAAAAAAATTCTATCTGATAATGAACATACAGAATTGGTAAAAACTCTTGCAATATTAATAAAAAAAGGCGTTGCATTTCATCATGCCGGATTAAATCAGAATTGCAGACAAACAATAGAAACAGAATTTCGTAAAGGCACAATCAAATTATTATCATCTACACCAACATTAGCTGCAGGTGTAAATCTTCCAGCAAGAAGAGTTGTTATATCAAACATCAACAGATACAATGCAAAAGTTGGTGCCAATAGACCAATTAGTATTTTGGAGTACAAGCAATTGTGTGGTCGAGCAGGAAGACCACAATATGATGATTATGGAGAATCAATAATTGTTGGAAATGGAAACAGTGATGATCTTATGGATTATTATGTTCATGGTGAACCCGAACCTATATTATCAAAAATTTCAGATGATAAATCACTTAGAACTCATGTATTAAGTGTGATTGTAACTAATCCTGGAATTAAAAAAGAAGATCTTTTTGATTTCTTTTTACAAACATTAGGAGGTTCACAATCAAGAAAAGCAACAATAAAATTTGCAATTGATATTTCATTAAGATTTCTTACTAATGGATTTCTAATAATTAAAAAAGGTGAAAGATACGCTGCAACTGAATTCGGAAAAAAAACTTCCATGTTATACATTGATCCACTAACAGCTACTTATTTTAGGGATGCAATTGAAAATGCATCTCAAGAGAGAAAGCATTCTTTTGGATTTTTACACTTGATCACGAATTGTGATGAATTTTTTCCAAAATTCTCACTTAGAAGTAAGGATTATGAGACTGCAAGTTTAATGATAGAAAATAATTCCTCAGAGCTTTTATCACCAATATCTGAATATGATTGCTCAAGGAGTTTACTTGCCTTACAATCATGGATTACAGAATCAACTGAATTGACCCTTTCTGATAATCTTGGAATAGAATCAGGCGATATGCATAGAATGGTTGAAACTGCGGATTGGTTATCCTATTGCCTTAGAGAAATTTCAAAGCATGTTGAACGGATAGATCTACTTGATGAACTAGATAATTTACGAAGGAGAATTACATATGGAATTAGAGAAGAATTACTAGATTTGGTTAAAGTAAAGGGAATTGGACGAATAAGGGCAAGGATGCTCTATAAACATGGAATCAAAACTCTTGATGATTTGGCAAATATTCCTGTGAATAAATTAGCAGAGATAGATAAAATTGGTTCAACCATTGCAGATAACATAAAGTCCGAATTACGGAAGGTTAGATATTGA
- a CDS encoding PadR-like family transcription regulator: protein MISEWFQRVGSSVPRGFSRYFILELLKTKAYTGKEIIDHAVEQSNGVWKPSPGLIYPLLGRLLDEGLIEEAKDGKYQLTKKGIETAADVDKINDIVRKQLDVLFRLGNVGRFVTMDLLEKMSSIGSILDSNFANMTNEETQKYRKFLEAELKKIDEKDIKKGKEIKIE, encoded by the coding sequence ATGATTTCTGAATGGTTTCAAAGAGTAGGAAGTTCTGTACCTCGAGGGTTTTCAAGATATTTTATTTTAGAATTATTAAAAACTAAGGCCTATACAGGTAAAGAAATCATAGATCATGCAGTTGAACAAAGTAATGGAGTATGGAAACCATCACCTGGTTTGATTTATCCATTATTAGGAAGATTACTTGATGAAGGTCTAATTGAGGAAGCAAAAGATGGCAAATATCAATTAACAAAAAAAGGGATAGAAACAGCAGCGGATGTCGATAAGATAAACGATATTGTGAGAAAACAATTGGATGTACTTTTTAGATTAGGAAACGTAGGTAGATTTGTTACAATGGATCTATTAGAAAAGATGTCCTCTATAGGTTCAATTCTTGATTCAAATTTTGCAAATATGACAAACGAAGAAACTCAAAAATATAGAAAATTTTTAGAAGCGGAGCTAAAGAAAATAGATGAAAAAGACATAAAGAAAGGAAAAGAGATCAAGATAGAATAA